The proteins below come from a single Prochlorococcus marinus CUG1415 genomic window:
- a CDS encoding acyl-CoA thioesterase, with product MNSKPVWKIEKIVLPQHADHAGVMWHGTYFNWLEESRINALLEVGINYFELTKKGLDLPLINTAIKYKTPLFLGEKIIIESEFNIGKSPKVNVISKFLNTKNQTLTIAEVNLVLINKVNFSIIRKRPDFLSEAFIKLNG from the coding sequence ATGAACTCAAAGCCAGTTTGGAAAATAGAAAAAATTGTTTTACCTCAACATGCTGACCACGCAGGAGTAATGTGGCACGGTACATATTTTAATTGGCTTGAAGAAAGCCGAATAAATGCACTTTTAGAAGTTGGTATAAATTATTTTGAACTAACTAAAAAAGGCTTAGATTTACCTTTAATAAATACTGCAATAAAATATAAAACACCATTATTTCTTGGTGAAAAAATAATAATTGAGAGCGAATTCAATATTGGGAAAAGTCCCAAGGTTAATGTAATTTCAAAATTTCTTAACACCAAAAATCAAACCTTGACAATTGCTGAAGTCAATTTAGTTTTAATAAATAAAGTGAATTTTTCTATAATAAGAAAAAGACCAGATTTCTTGTCGGAAGCATTTATTAAACTTAACGGATAA